The window GTCGCCACGGCCGTAGTAGTCCATGTCAGTGGCCCTGGCCATGTCGGATCGCATAGTAAAGTCGCTGAAGGTCTCGGAATCCTCCTCGGACCCctgtcggcgaggtccgcCAGCATAGCCCTGGTTGTAGTCCTGATCGTAATAGCCATTGCCGTTGCCATTGTTGTTGTAGTATTCATCCTGGTACTGCTCATTGTTGTCGTAGTATCCGCCGTCCTGATGGTAGGCATTGTTGGGATCGGCATTGTAGTAGCCCCTAAACACGAACGTGGTCAGCGATGCCATACTGGTGTTGAGTCTACGTTGACTGATGACATGGAATCTACTTACGACTCGTCGTAGTAGCCTTCGGCGCCTTGCTGGGGATGGCCGTGTGCGTCGTAGCCATTCTGATCGTAGTACTGTTGATCATCCTGATAGTAGGAATCGGTCTGTTGGGTACCATTTCCATGACCGCGGCCCTGCTGACCGTAACCATCGTCGTAGTCCTGATGGCCACCGCCACCAGCACTACCAGCTGGGTGTCCCGACATTGTGGCAGTCGATTATCTAAGAAGTCTTGTCAGTATGGAGGCGCGCGGATCGATGATGGGCCGGCGTTTCCGGCGGAAGGAGCGGGAAGAAAGGGCAAGGAATTGTGTTTGTCGTGCCTCAAGAGGTTGGTAAACTAACCGTCCAAAAGTCATCAGGTAGGACACGGTGGATGAGGGTGAAGGGATCAGTGAGAGGGCCTGTGTAGGGGAGCCCAAACTGATGTGTCCGGCACAACGAGAGTAGATAGCGACAGTTGTTTAAATCGCAAAGTCGAAGACCGTCGTAGTGGCTCGGTGGCGTGGAAGTCTCGACTCTTTCTagcgaggaagagggcgcgGCTGCGGCAGCAAAATGCTTGCGTAGTTGGCTTGGTGATTGTTGAGTCGAAATACTGAACCAAACCAAAGAGGTGGAGGAATACAGCGCCGACTCCTAAGGTGAAGTGCGCGGCAAGGCGTTGCTCGACGAAGCAAAGCACTCACACTGCTTTTGCAGCAATCCGACTCTcaagagaagaagacgaagcgaTTGACTCGAGTTGGTGTGAtgttttcttccttctccttttctcttgcCCGTTCTGGTCTCGCGACTGCCTGCGTAGACCGTCTCGCAAACGAGTGTGGTGAATTAAGATACAGGTGTAgcagaaagaggaagaaaaaaaaaaggggtGACGGAACGCGGTTTGTGGAAGGTGCGAACCGGTTACGATGTGTGGAAGGAAGtaaaaaggagaaaaaggtGAGATGGAGAGGTGGGTGGTAGACACTGGTGGTAGCGGGTGCTacgggggagggagaggtgaGCTAAGGCCTGCCTGTCTGTAGGTATCTTCACGCCTACGCCACAAAAAGGGGGAAGGATCGAAGGCGGTTAAGGGATAAGCAGGATAGGTGCGAGGCGGAAGGGGGACGAATAAGGAGACCAGAATTGTTCGCTTTTCACCAACGACGGGgagaggaggcggaggctGGCAATGCGGGAAGAGCGGGCGGAGAGATTCCAAGAGCCAAAGCCTGTCTGTCTCCTTTTTTGTTTCCCTACCACAGCAAATGGCCTGCCGATGTGCTTCTGAGTCTGGTTGTTCTTCCCTAAAACCAGGACAGAAAGCAACGGGGGGGAGAGACATGAGCACACCTGCAGCAAGCAGGATATTCAGGACAGGGATTGGTACACTAGCCAGCCTGGCCTGGTGGTtgtggtagtggtggtggtggtggcggcggcggcagcagcaggtgcACAGCGGGAGGGAGTTGGATGCACTACCACCATATCGTCCAGGGCCGATCTCACATTGTCCAAGGAAGTGCCCGGCTGCGAATGGAACGCGTCTGGAAATGCggtttcccccccttccacaCGCACAATgtacacatacacacgcgctctctctctctctctctctgtctctctccgGGACATAACTCCAAAAGGAGTGGCTGTGCGAAATGCACTTCTGCATGTTGACTGGTCAGACGAAGAACATTCAGGCCCATTTGGGCAAGGAGCCGGGGTCAACGTTTGGTACGTCGTGTCTGTGGATACCAGCTAGGTGGATAGACACACAAGCAAGTGGGAAGATAAGTTTACACACTGTATACGTACTTGGTGCGTTGTGCAGTTTACCGGGCGACCTCCCTGGAAAACTAAAATGGAGAGGGGCATTTTGAGACAGTCGACAAGGAGTTTGTAACGGCAGGCCACCGACCTGCTGGCAAGAGCTGTGAGTCTCTTGCTCATTTGGGGTTGACTGACATTGGCAGTGCCAAGTGGACAACAACTACCCTCTTATTGGACGTAAGGTTCGGTTACTCCTTTTTCTTGTTTCTTCCTTTCCTGCTCCATAGCGTGGCTTCATTGGATAGGTGGTTATGGGATGCCAACCTTTCCAGGCCGCAGAAGAAATAATTTACCACGACAGTTCAACATCCATTGGGCAAATGGGTGCCGTCCAACCACTGGCACCGTCAGACACCGACTCGCATTTCGGTAGGTAGTCTTGATTTAACTCGATCAGCTTCTCGCATTTATGCTTTGCCGTCATTGTCGATTGTCTGATTCCCCTCCCATCCCTTCAGCAACTGACTCGGTCGCCCAGCAAAGTGCCTTCTGCGGCTTGGATTCATCTGGCTGCTGGTCCAATGACCAGTGCCCAATCTCACACCTTTTCAGGGGCTCCTCTCAGAGCTCCTCGTTTCCGAGCTGCAGCAGAGATGAGTCTGCGAAGGAAGTGTATGCAGTAACTGGCTGGCGGGCTGCCTCGCACTTTGGCACTCCACACCCCTGCGAACGCCGGTGTTTCTTGCTGCCTGGCATTACACACTTAACACGTCTGTCTTCAGGTGTTTTTCGTTATCTCCGGTCGCCATAGGTCTGTAGCAGGGTGATCCATCAGCGTCTCCACCATCTCCCGTTTGTTCCCTGCCCTGTTCATTGGCTGGCAGCTATTTCAGTGATTCGTAAAGGAGGTCCTGAGCTCTCAGAGCAGGCCGGGCGTTCCGGTACTTGCGGAACACGATCGGGGCCTGGGGGTACCGAGAGTGGCGAAGTGCTGGTGGGTTCGTCTCGTCGCGGAAAACCTGGTGTTTGGCCATTGGTCAGGTCCTTTTTTCTCACTATCGCCCGCCATGCCTGTCGCAGCTGCACCGCCTTTAGATGCCCTAGTCATTCTTGCTTTACCTCAACTCGTAACTTCCATCCTTATGACTGCTGTGCTGTTTCCCCTATCATCGCTATCCGTACCCTTAATACCCGCTGTGTGGCGCTGTGATGCAGTCGTTGTCGTTTAACCTCTCGCCCTAGACACTGGAGACACTGGAAAGCAGAGGGAAAAGCCTGAAGAAGCAATACAAACATTTGCATAGGTCGTGGGTCGGCTAGCCAGCGTGCCAGCCTTTGTCTTGACTTGACAAGAcgctgcgctgcgctgcgctgcgctACGCTGCACTACGCATGCCATGCACTGCAGCTGCATACCGGCGGACTCGCTCTGCCTCCATGGCCGAGATCAGCCCAACGGATACCAGGGTTTCTTCGTCTCTGTGGAATTGAGTTGGCCGTTGGACGTTTTGACCCTCGAGCTGTCAGTTACACGTGTATAGTCTGCAGGCAGAAGCAGCGGCAGAACTAATTCGGCACGCCTTTAGTGGGAGGGGAGATCGGATCGGTCTGTTGCGGAGCCACAGGGTGCCTAATGGGAGCGGGCAGTACGTTTCGTGACACTCGGTCTCACCAACCTCGCCCCCAGCCACCAACTCACAATTGACAAGGGAGGGAACTACGGCACGATACGACCGGCAGCAATAACGACCGCTGTTTGGTGCGAGTTTATGAAATGGAGCTTCGGCACAATTCGTGTCGACGGGCTGCCAAGTTCTCAGACACGCTGTCACCACTAAAAGTGTGCACCGGGTTTGCCACTCTCAACTCTCAGCACACCTTGCAGTATCCGTATCTAACTCACACAAACGGCGCGGCGTGCTGGTGGCCGGCAAAGCAAGCGCACAGGGCAGGATCAGCAACACTAGGACATGATCAACAATAGCACAAAGGCCTTGAATCAGACAACACCATGTTAGTCCCGACGCGATGATGGATTGTCGAATTCGCGGGCAGGCAGTTTGTGGCCTGCGTCTCATAGCCTTAGTCTGCTTCAGGTGCCACGTCATTAATCACTCGACACTTCAGCGCGTCGTAGCACGGGACACTTTCACGGACTTCCCACCTTGCCTCTATTTGAACTCAGAACAGGTTCAAAAGGCGGCGGGATCGTTGATCGATATGTTTCCATCATCACGCTTGACCTTGATGGGCCCCACCTAACGGTTTCCATCATCACAATGTGCAAAACCCAACTTGTGTACGAGGTATCTTGAGCGGGATCCATTGCTTGGCACCCCAAGGACCCGCATGTTATTTTCGGAACGCTCCAATTtcgggaaaggggaaaagaagaggggaaggggaaaaaaagaatcATCTGTACTCATAGTAGAAGTTGTGTTGGTGACCAGATGCAGCAGTAATGGCAAGCAGTTCCCACTGTTACTACTCCTTGTTGTACATCATAGGTTGTTGAGGGAGCGATGCTTTGGACTGCTTTGGCAACTGCCAGCCAATCCGCCCGATTTGCATCACCTTCCTACCAAGGTTACCTACCCACCTaaggtaccttaggtagcGACcaaaggccaaggagggAGGGCCCGGAGATTTCGAGGAGCTCCAGTCTGTTTGGGGCATACAggtagaggaggaaggaaaggGGACAAGAGTGGGGGAGAGATTATGAAGCTAATAAAAGACACTACAAGCAAGGAAGGGCTTAGGGTGTCTGTCTGCATCCCATCTTTTTTCGTGAATAAAAATGCCATTAGACAGAATGCTACGCTAATAATCAGCACTGTGAACATGAACTCGATGTGGATACGTTATTTTATGCAGGTACCGGCTTAGAACAAGTAAATCAGGATTTAgaggccgccgtccccgccccTCTGTTATTTCTTTCCTGATTATCCGTACtatgtacggatactccGTTCGCTATCGAGTACGTGTACTACCCGAACTTTGGCTGGTGATTGATGCCGTCATACACACGTCGACGCTCTTCTGCCTCCCACTTTGTCAGCGGAGAGGACATCGCTCCACCCACCGCCTTGGCTGAACAATCTCGATCTGTCTGCAGTTTTCTACGCTACTTGCATCCGTCCAGGACAGAGACCCGATGTGGACCGAGTTCCCCTGAGAGTCGTTTTCTGGGTGTCGCATCCCTCTTACTTGGTCGAGGACGGATGGCCAAAGCCAGCCCGTTCGTAGTACTTTATGGTCAAGCGGACATGTTTTTATCTATTTAGTCCATCGCACTCCACCATTGATGGTTGGCGGGCAAATGGCCTGGAATTATGGCTTGTTGTTACCGCGAGGCATAACACTACGACCCGCTCCGTTGTTGGCACTGCCTATTTGGCCTGTGTATCAACATTTCAAGATTTCATTTTAGTCTGCAATCACACCATTACGCCTGAGCCAGACCAAACAAACAGCGAAACCAATAATCGAAGCCGTGGGTTTCAATAGCATATGGGAGTCGGAATGGCTTGTTGTCTGTTCGAAGTTGACTAGTGGCTTTGGTGGCGCCTCGGATAACGGCTCGATGGGTTCCTCTCGGCTGGTTTGAACATCTCGTTTTGTCATCGACGTCCAGGAGCACGTaccctttctttttcctttgtCCAGCCGGCGTCAAACAAAAACAGAACCAGCATGCCCTTCCTTTCTTTGTTGGGGACACATTGCGTTGTGTCAGTGTAGGTCTTGTAAGTAGTTTCTCGGACCGCGCGTCTACGCTATCGAATGAACACCAAAAGGGGTCTCTACACTGATGACGGGGAGCATCGTCTCAGACCCTACTAGCCTTCCCGTCTCACAAGCAACTTGTCATTCCGAGGTAGGCCGGCGACATCCTCACTTGCTGCCGCAGTACGGGATTCTATACAGCCTTTACAAAGCCAGCATCGACTTCACAGAGTACTGCACAGTGTACATCGTAATGCTCCTTTGGGACCAGAAGAATACAATCTGTGCGTGCCGATCATCTGAAAGACCCAGCGTCCGGCGTTTTTTGGGTCACTCTTCCCCGAATCACATCCCACGTCCCTTCAACTGTCACCTTCTCCCGCCGATAGTTAACCCAAACGCCTGCCCCCCTTTACGATGTACCGTCCGTTCGAAACTCTAGAGCAGCAGAAGTTCTTTCTGGCCGTGGGGCGTTAGATCACCTCATGACAAGGGCTCTGCAGTTTCTTATGTATCAAGCTTTAGCTTCTTAACATTCTTCACAAGGGGTCCCAGTGCCTGTCAGTCAATGACTCCTGACTGCGGCCGTTCTTGGTCCGAGCCGTTGTTTGAAAGCGTCGCCGGACAGTTAGTTGGCACCTACGCGCTGCACCGACGAGCCGACAGAAGTAATCCAATCTGTCAATACAGTGCTGTGACTTGTGAGATTTTAAGGTTTGCGAAGGGGGGTTTTGTGAGATTTTTGAAGTAAGCTGGTTGAGCCGAATGCGTGCCTTGGGTTGACTCAAGGTCATGTGATGCGGAACCGGGCCTATCCAatcttttttcttttgtcaAACATACTAACCCAATTGGTAACTCACCCGGAAAACGGGATGTTGGTTGACGGTTGCCCCTCGCAACACAAGCAATCACAATGCTGAGGTGATCTACCTACCGTAACGGCCCTACACTGTTCTCTTGCGCATCTTAGCCGCTTACGAGCTTGAAGTAGGCTCATGCCGATACTTATAACAGCATTTGCGCCGAGACAGCCTCGCCATGGCCGGATACGTCGATTTTGCCTCATCAAGCGAAGAGGAGTTTCCCGATCTGGATGTTGTCCTCCTGAGAAGTAAACAAATTCGCCGGGCCACCAAAGCACCATCACAAGATACGACAAGCAGAAACGATGACGATGTCTCCCCGTCGAGACAGCTCGAAGAGGAGGCTGTTCGCTGGAACGTGTCGACGCGGAAGTCTTGCGGGCCTAAACAACCGGGGGGTTCCGGCACTGCGCCATCGACCGTAATACGGCGCCGCAAGCTCGGTGCAAAGACTGATAACGCCTTACTGAAACCGCTTGGGGCCTCTGGGAGTAACGAAGGACGGAACCTATTCGATTTACCGGCCAAGACCAGGAAATCTCCGGAGATGAGCCTTCGCGAGTTGCGCGTGAGGAGTCGAGGTGCGACACCTACGGACCTCTCGTCGCGGGAGGTGGATGACGAATCCGGGGACAACACCGACGAGCAGACGGAGATTACTGAGGCTGATATCTCTGAGTTCTTTGGGGATTCACAGTCGGAAtttgacgaggacgagaaccCAACTCTCCCAGGGCGTGAGAAGCCGACGTCGCAAAACCGTCCTCAATTGGAAGCAGCACCGACGCTGAAAGCCCCCTCGAGGTTCCTAAACCCATCCCTAGGCACTGACCTGCCGAAACATGATCCGTTGAAAGATGTAAAGGCCCGGCAACAAGATTCTGCGAAAACGCGAGCCGCCGAACTGTGTCTTGGCTCGGATTTCGGAGGGCCAAAATATGTCGTTGATTTGACCGACGGTGTGACCGACGCTCTTAGTCGGCTAGACATGTGAGAAACACCAACTTACCATCATTTGGGACTTACTGACAGTCTCACCACAGCGCGAACACAGAATCCAGGAAACACAGCACAGAGTCCAAAGACGATGTGTCACCAATCgagccgccgtcgacaccgCCCAGGCAATCTACCAGGCCGTCGTTGTCTCCCAAGAAGTTCCCCGGCATCCCAAAGACACCGCACAGGCCGAGTATGGATTTGTTTTGGAGCCAAGAGTTTGTGAACGAATGGAATGAGGAACACTCCCCGAAGAAGTTgatcttgccctcggcgcaGAAAAGCCCTGCAAAAAGCCCGGCTAAAGCTAGAGCAGGCCGAACAGAAAGTGCTAAACAAAGGGAAAACAAGAAGGCGTTCGAGCAGAGAAAACATGAACTGGCCCGGGACTTCCTACGAGAACTTGATGACACCATCACACAGGGCAGGCTTCATGCTTTGGCCGAGTCTACAGGAGGCATCACAATCAACTGGTCGGCCAAGCTCAACACCACGGCGGGCAGGGCCAATTGGAGACGTGAGAAAGTACGCAGCAAACTGCCCGACGGAACCGAAAAGTACGTCACAGACCGGCATCATGCCTCCATAGAGCTCGCAGAAAAGGTTATCGATGACGAGCACCGCCTACTCAACGTCGTTGCTCATGAGTTCTGCCACCTGGCCAACTTCATGATCAACGGCATCACGGGTAATCCGCACGGCAAGGAGTTCAAGGCCTGGGCGGTCAAGTGCTCGCAGCGGTTTGGCGACCGCGGCATCGACGTGACGACCAAACATACTTATCAGATCGACTATAAGTACGTCTGGGAGTGCACCGAGTGCGGGCTCGAGTACAAGCGCCACTCCAAGAGCATCAACCCAGAGCGCCATCGCTGCGGCTCCTGCAAGGCTCTGCTGAAGCAGACGAAGCCTATACCCAGGGCGACAGGCAAGCCGTCCGAGTACCAGCAGTTTTTCAAGGAACAGATGAAGCTTGTCAAGCAGGAACACCCAAAGAGCCAGCAGAAAGAGGTGATGAAAATTATTGGAGAGAGATGGGCGAAGCGGGGTGGGAGCAACCGAGCAACCCCTGATTCAGAAAACCAGTTGGCACCAACTTCGGAAACGAGTATAACCAAGCTTGACTCTTGTCTTGTCGATTTAACGTTGTAATTGGTGACTTCTCCGGGGCTCGCTTCACTGGAGTTGGGAGCGCAGAATCGGACGTTGCTTCACAAATCCTAATTCATCGTCGAAACATGAACAGTCCCGGGCGGGATCAAGTAGATTGTGACCTGACCTCGCTCTCATTTATCATACCCAAGTCCAATCGTCCACTTCGCGTGCAAAAAAGTCCCAGCCGCCCCGAACGCCTGTACAAGTGGAACGGACAGTAACCATCAACCCAGTCGTCTGTTCGCAGCATCTCGCGCGGTGTCATCATTTCAACACTTTGCAGAGCTTTCAGGTAGGCCAAGCGAATACCCTTGCCCATTGCCGCCCTTAAACCTCTTGGAACAGCGTCCAGTCCTTGACCTTGAAGGTCTCCCAAATGCGAGCAGCGTACTCAACGGCATCACCAATGAGTTTGCCCTGCTTGccaagctcgaggtcgacgtcggcctcatCGTACTCGCCCTTGATATGCGGCACGTTGATGGTAACGAGGATGTCGGTTGACTCCTTCTCGAGGCGGAGCAATGTCAGGATGATGGCCGTGAAGTCGGGGGCCGACGAACCGGACTTGGAGCCGGACTGGGCATGGGGGGTCTGGGTCGCGATAAGGGTGTAAGCGGGAACGTCGGGGCTGCCGGTTGTCTTCGGTTAGCTTCTCATGTCTCACTCGGGCGTCTCGGATATGTGTCCTGACAAGTGTCGGACGAAGTTCGCGACGGGAACCAAAAAGAAACGATGCTATAGGATTTCACGCACCTGAGCCTTGAGAACGATGTCTCGGTCGTGTTCCACACCTTGACGGTGTCGATAtcttcgccgacgagctcctcgagatGGGTCGTCATGGCGCGTCCGTCAATCTCGGGGCTGCTCCCTGCTGGGCCGACGCGCTCCGTGATGTCAAAGATGATGCTCGTGAAGCCGTCCGAGTCGATCCAAACCTCCTGGTTGTCGGGGACCTCACGAAGTTTGCTATCCGACGGGAAGCCTGTCTGTCAGCCGAGTGTTTAACTGCGTGGCTGGGCTGGGAGTTTAAAGAGACAGGGAATAGTATGAGAACGAACCTGACGTCTGCGAACTTTTCAGGCAGGTCAGAGACCAGAGCGCCACCGTAGAGGGGAGTGCTCTTGTATCGGGTCATGATCGCGGTTTAGGAACCCGTGGGATCAGAGTGTGATGCGGTTGGGAGGCTATCCTTGTCGCGAGGAGCTGAAGGAAGGGATGTCGTGATCAGGTTTTGGGGACTGAATATGGCCCTTTGAGTCTTGTCTAAGAGCCCGAATGAGAGGATCGGACCAGGCGCGTATTGGGTATCACAAAGGTTGCGGCAAAGGACGAAACGTCAcacgagaaagagagaagtCGGCACGACGGGTAGCttgggagagcctcgccTGGGGTTTACTACAAGTCTCATTCCAAGGTGGGGGTGGCTGGAAAAAGGGATCTGGGGCCCGGAACGGATAGAGGGGTATGACGACAGTGGTGCTAGGAGTCAGGGCCCACAACTCACAGATGCGCCGCGGCCATGACAGCAAACACTGCGAAACCACATGTTGAGGACGTACACTATTGACACTCTTGCAATGCGATGTTGGCGATGCGCACCCTAAAACCCGTGCAGAAGCAAAAACCCAACTCGTCTCAGTCGAATGCGGATCTAAAAATTTGGAATCAAAAAGTTTCGAACCTGGAAGCTCCAGATGAGAGTGTGCCAAAGATTGATGGAATGGAGTCTGTTGGGCCATCCAACGGTCACATCTGGTAAAAGGCAAGAGGTGAGTTCGATAGGAGGTCCCACTCCAAAATCTTACCACTGTTTTGCTACTTAAGTACCTGCAAATTCTTTGCCTTCAAACGGTTGGCTGCAGCGCCCCACACAAGCTCCTTCAGCTTCCCTATCCCCCCCCGCTGCGTGTGCCCTCCGCATTTCGCAACAATACCTACACAATTGATTGAATCATTTCATCCTCTCTATCTACCAATTGCGCGTCACTCTGGCCTGTATTGTTTTCCATTCGAAGCCTCGTAACCACACATCGAGACCATGACTTCCAGTTTGGCTTCGTGCATCTTTTGCAAGATCATCAAGGGTTCGTCATattctgccccccccccgtcaTTCTAACATCTCCGAACTCCCCAAGAACTGACCGCTGTAACAGGTGATATTCCTTGCTTCAAGCTCTTTGAGAGCGATAAGACACTGGCTTTTCTCGATATCAACCCCCTCAGCCGTGGTCATGCTGTAAGTCGCTCCCGTCAGGCCTTACGCCTTGTTCAAGGACGCCCGCGCGGCTGTTCCATCATTGACCAAGACCATCCCCGCAGCTGGTCATCCCCAAGCACCACGGCGCCAAGCTATCTGATATTCCCGACGAGCACCTCGGCGAAATTCTCGTAGGTCCCTGCAAGGATATCTATCTCAGCCTCCTCCTTTCTTCTAACACGCCTTTAGCCTGTTGTGAAGAAGCTCGTTGCCGCGACTGGCGCTACGGATTACAACATCCTCCAGAACAATGGCCGCATCGCTCACCAAGTCGTTGACCACGTAAGCCTTCGCCCTCTTCACTCGCCCCCTTCACTGACTGACTCCTCACAGGTTCACTTTCACATGGTAGCTTTCCTCTGCGGCAGCTCACGCTCTCGTGCTAACGCCTCTCTCAGATCCCAAAGCCCAATGAGACAGAGGGTCTGGGCGTCGGCTGGCCCCAGCAGCAGACTGACATGGATAAGCTTAAGGCC is drawn from Colletotrichum destructivum chromosome 6, complete sequence and contains these coding sequences:
- a CDS encoding Putative sprT-like, zinc ribbon domain, High mobility group box domain superfamily; translated protein: MAGYVDFASSSEEEFPDLDVVLLRSKQIRRATKAPSQDTTSRNDDDVSPSRQLEEEAVRWNVSTRKSCGPKQPGGSGTAPSTVIRRRKLGAKTDNALLKPLGASGSNEGRNLFDLPAKTRKSPEMSLRELRVRSRGATPTDLSSREVDDESGDNTDEQTEITEADISEFFGDSQSEFDEDENPTLPGREKPTSQNRPQLEAAPTLKAPSRFLNPSLGTDLPKHDPLKDVKARQQDSAKTRAAELCLGSDFGGPKYVVDLTDGVTDALSRLDIANTESRKHSTESKDDVSPIEPPSTPPRQSTRPSLSPKKFPGIPKTPHRPSMDLFWSQEFVNEWNEEHSPKKLILPSAQKSPAKSPAKARAGRTESAKQRENKKAFEQRKHELARDFLRELDDTITQGRLHALAESTGGITINWSAKLNTTAGRANWRREKVRSKLPDGTEKYVTDRHHASIELAEKVIDDEHRLLNVVAHEFCHLANFMINGITGNPHGKEFKAWAVKCSQRFGDRGIDVTTKHTYQIDYKYVWECTECGLEYKRHSKSINPERHRCGSCKALLKQTKPIPRATGKPSEYQQFFKEQMKLVKQEHPKSQQKEVMKIIGERWAKRGGSNRATPDSENQLAPTSETSITKLDSCLVDLTL
- a CDS encoding Putative ran-interacting Mog1 protein, with the protein product MTRYKSTPLYGGALVSDLPEKFADVSKLREVPDNQEVWIDSDGFTSIIFDITERVGPAGSSPEIDGRAMTTHLEELVGEDIDTVKVWNTTETSFSRLSPDVPAYTLIATQTPHAQSGSKSGSSAPDFTAIILTLLRLEKESTDILVTINVPHIKGEYDEADVDLELGKQGKLIGDAVEYAARIWETFKVKDWTLFQEV
- a CDS encoding Putative histidine triad (HIT) protein encodes the protein MTSSLASCIFCKIIKGDIPCFKLFESDKTLAFLDINPLSRGHALVIPKHHGAKLSDIPDEHLGEILPVVKKLVAATGATDYNILQNNGRIAHQVVDHVHFHMIPKPNETEGLGVGWPQQQTDMDKLKALFEDIKSKM